The genomic segment AGCGGGGGCATATGAACCACCGGCCTCTGGGCCTGCTCTCTACTACTTCTCCGCACCGGCTGCAGGCGACGCTGGTTTTGTCCCGGTTGACGTACTCTACCGCTATGCCCGCAAGGGCTGCTTTATACTCGACGAACTGCTGCAACTGGTAGAAAGCCCAACTGTGCAGGCTCCTGCCGGGGTCTTTTCTCTGTTTCCGGCGCTGCTGTTTTGTCCACCGGACGCCGGTTAAGTCTTCCAGGTGGATTTTTGTTGCTCCTTGAGTAATTGCAAAGTCTATGAGCGCTCGGCTGATTTTGTGGTTTACATCAGTCACCCAGCGGTGTTCTCTGTCGTCAAGTTTTTTCAGCGCCCGGTGCGCCCCGGCCTTCTGGAGTTCGCGCCGCAGGTTTGCGTAACGCCGCCGGACGTAAGCCAGCTCTCCTCCGGGGAAGAAAAGGGTATAGCCGGACACGCTGGCTACCAGCAGGTCGATTAGCCCCAGGTCTACGCCCATGATTTTCTCAGGCTTTTGCTCTTGCTCGACAGCGACGGTCATTGACAGGTGGATATACCAGCTTCCGCCTTTCTTTACCAGGTAAGCAGTTCCCTGCCTGGCTTCGCCTGACAGCAGCCTGTCCAGGCGCTTTTCCTGGTATGGTTGGACCACAACAGGTACGCCTACTCTTTTTTCCAGCGTGGGAAAAGACGCTTTCCAGACGGCTCCGCCATCTTGGGATATTTCTTTTTCCACCCGGAAGTTCTGGCTGTTAAAGCCGGGCCAGAGATGCTTGAATTTCCTGGCCTTCTTCTTTGAGCAGATGTCCCGGATGGCCTGGTTCAAAACGGCTGACGGCAGGGGGCCGGAGTATTCCCCGGCTTGCTTTGATGTTCTGGGTCGTAATTCCTTAACCAAACCAAGGTATGTGTTGGCAAATTCTGTGCACCTGCCTGCCATCGTCTGGTACACCTCTTGTTTGGCCTGCGTGGGTTTGTACAGCTTGAGTTTGAGTGTGGTTACCTGTTCCATTTCTCCACCACCTTCTACATACAAAGCAAAAAAGATACCGGGCTAACGCCCGGCGCGCCTTATATCCCCACGGCTGAAGTCGGGGGTTTTACGGCGCGTCATGATAAAAACCACCCCCACCAAAAACAAAACCGGGTGGTATGCGCATACCACCCAGCTTTATCGCCCCGCAACCATCCCCTGTCCTTCTCCAGATGCGGCCCTTGCTTCTCTCAGTCTCTCTTTTAATCTGGTATTCCTCTGCACCGGCTTATCATTTTTCACCGCTATCGCCAGCGCCTTCTTCGCGCCGACCATAACGACTTTTTTTTGCGCCCGGGTTACAGCAGTGTAATAAAGGTTGCGGCTCAACATAATATAGTGCTGCGTGCTCACCGGCATGATAACCACCGGCGACTCGCTCCCCTGCGCCTTATGAATTGTTACTGCGTAGGCCGGCAGCAGGTCTTTCATTTGACCATTGCCATATCTTACCTCGCCGGCATAGGGGTAACTAACCACTAGGGATATTTCTCCGGTCTCCACTCCGCCTTCGTCAAATGTTTTTTCGATTTTATCGATTATACCGATATCCCCGTTGGAGACGTTTGCCTCCTTATTATTTCTGGTCTGCATAACCTTGTCGCCAACCCGGAACACTGTGCTTCCATATATTACCTCCGGCTTTGCGGCGGAGGGCGGGTTAACGGTTTTCTGGATAAGAACGTTTATTTCCCTCGTTCCTATCGGTCCCCTTTTCATTGGTGACAAGACTAAAATGTCGGACATTTTATAGCCCAACTGCAGGAATCTCACGACGCTTGCCAGGATGACCCTGGCAATCTCCTCCGGCGCTTCTTTTTCTATGAAGTAAAAGTCGCCTTTGGAGTGGTCGGCCGCCGGAATCCGCCCGTTCAAAATGCGGTGGGCGTTTGTGATAATCTGGCTCTCCGCCGCCTGACGGTGCACTACTTTTAATCGCACCGCCGGGAGGCCGGCGTCAATCATGTCTCTTAAGACGTTTCCTGGGCCGACCGCCGGCAACTGGTCGGCGTCTCCCACCAGTAGCATTTTCGTGCCCGGTTTTACGGCGTCGAACAAAAGGTTCGCAAGCTGCAGGTCGAGCATGGAAACTTCGTCCACCACCAGCAGGTCGCACGGCAGGGGGTTGTTTCTATTGTATGCGGGTCCCTCTCCCGGGCGTATGCCCAGCATGGAGTGTATCGTCGACGCCTCCATGCCGGCGACTTCGGCCAGCCGGCAACTCGCTCTCCCGGTCGGCGCGGCCAGCAGTATTTCAGCGTCAGGTTTTAGCTTCCGAAAGGTTTCAAGGACGTATTTGACCGTCGTAGTTTTACCTGTGCCGGGGTTGCCGGTCAGGATGAGCAGGTTTTCCCCGAGCAGCCTTTCAGCCGCTTCTTTCTGCTCTGCCGTGAGCGTTACCCGGTATCTCAACTCAAATTCCTTCGACCAGACCGGTACGCGCATACCATTCCGGGCGCTCCCGGCGCGGCAGAGAGTTTTGACCCTCTCAGCCGTCCGCGCTTCGGCCTTGTGCAACCAGGCAAGGTATACCGCGTTGCCTTCGACAACCATCTCTAATTCCCTTACCATTGTTTTCAGCGCTGTTTTGACATCGCTTTCTGAAACATCTTCGGCGTCTCGATTGAGCAGTTTCAACGTTGAGGCTATGTGTTCATCAAAAGGTAGGTAGCAGTGCCCCAATCCCCAGCAGGCTTCTTCGAGGACGTGGCGGACGGCGGCTTTGATGCGGTACGGCGAGTCTTTCGATACCATCGCCTTTACCGCTATTTCGTCGGCTCTTACGAAACCTATCATGTCCATGTCCATCAGGCAATAAGGGTTTTGCCTGATGCGCTCAACCGCGAGGCCGCCAAAATGCTTGTATGCTTTCTGCGCCATTTTGACGGTCAACCCCAGCGGCGTAAGCCGGGCGACGACTTTCTGCATTTCGTAGTTTTCCAGTAAGCTGGTGTGAATTGCTTCAGCTTTTTGGGGGGTTATGCCCTTGATTCCTCTAAGGACATCCGGCCCTTTTTCCACAATCTCGGTTATCGCGTCCGAACCGAGCCTCTCGACTATCCGCTCCGCGCTCACCGGGCCGACGCCTTTCACCAGGCTTGACGATAGGAACTCGACCGCCTGCTCCGCCGTGGTCGGCATCGGCCTTTCCCAGTGTTCGATTTTGAACTGTTTGCCGTGT from the Dehalococcoidia bacterium genome contains:
- a CDS encoding transposase, producing the protein MEQVTTLKLKLYKPTQAKQEVYQTMAGRCTEFANTYLGLVKELRPRTSKQAGEYSGPLPSAVLNQAIRDICSKKKARKFKHLWPGFNSQNFRVEKEISQDGGAVWKASFPTLEKRVGVPVVVQPYQEKRLDRLLSGEARQGTAYLVKKGGSWYIHLSMTVAVEQEQKPEKIMGVDLGLIDLLVASVSGYTLFFPGGELAYVRRRYANLRRELQKAGAHRALKKLDDREHRWVTDVNHKISRALIDFAITQGATKIHLEDLTGVRWTKQQRRKQRKDPGRSLHSWAFYQLQQFVEYKAALAGIAVEYVNRDKTSVACSRCGEVVESRPRGRWFICPRCKKIKHIDANAADNIAQAISGLAA
- a CDS encoding ATP-dependent RecD-like DNA helicase; the encoded protein is MEQISGTIRRFIYRNDDFAIAVMCDNIMCDRTQDIIVLGSLFGVKQGEEIIANGTWENHPKHGKQFKIEHWERPMPTTAEQAVEFLSSSLVKGVGPVSAERIVERLGSDAITEIVEKGPDVLRGIKGITPQKAEAIHTSLLENYEMQKVVARLTPLGLTVKMAQKAYKHFGGLAVERIRQNPYCLMDMDMIGFVRADEIAVKAMVSKDSPYRIKAAVRHVLEEACWGLGHCYLPFDEHIASTLKLLNRDAEDVSESDVKTALKTMVRELEMVVEGNAVYLAWLHKAEARTAERVKTLCRAGSARNGMRVPVWSKEFELRYRVTLTAEQKEAAERLLGENLLILTGNPGTGKTTTVKYVLETFRKLKPDAEILLAAPTGRASCRLAEVAGMEASTIHSMLGIRPGEGPAYNRNNPLPCDLLVVDEVSMLDLQLANLLFDAVKPGTKMLLVGDADQLPAVGPGNVLRDMIDAGLPAVRLKVVHRQAAESQIITNAHRILNGRIPAADHSKGDFYFIEKEAPEEIARVILASVVRFLQLGYKMSDILVLSPMKRGPIGTREINVLIQKTVNPPSAAKPEVIYGSTVFRVGDKVMQTRNNKEANVSNGDIGIIDKIEKTFDEGGVETGEISLVVSYPYAGEVRYGNGQMKDLLPAYAVTIHKAQGSESPVVIMPVSTQHYIMLSRNLYYTAVTRAQKKVVMVGAKKALAIAVKNDKPVQRNTRLKERLREARAASGEGQGMVAGR